In Halorhabdus tiamatea SARL4B, a genomic segment contains:
- the thiC gene encoding phosphomethylpyrimidine synthase ThiC has product MTATQLQRARDGEITPAMERVAERENRDPVFVREQVASGEAVIPTNHEHDSLDPMIIGKEFSTKINANIGNSEPESDVETEREKLHTAIEYGADTVMDLSTGGDIPELRAGQIEHSPVPLGTVPIYEALKQAGSPEELTADLLLDVIESQAAQGTDYQTIHAGILREHLALTDGRITGIVSRGGSILAEWMESHGEQNPLYTHFEEICAILAEYDVTISLGDGLRPGSLADANDDAQLAELETLGELTERAQAQGVQVMVEGPGHVPLDEIGEHVRHQQDVCDGAPFYLLGPLVTDVAPGYDHITSAIGATEAARHGAAMLCYVTPKEHLGLPDAEDVRDGLAAYRIAAHAGDVAAGKPGARDWDDALSQARYNFDWREQFTLALDPGRAREYHDQTLPEDNYKDARYCSMCGAAFCSMRIDQDARDGEEMDGLDADVDLADSPAAEVNLPPTGTHDTSGLPTVPEALCDHAGGASASGDD; this is encoded by the coding sequence ATGACGGCAACCCAACTCCAGCGCGCACGCGACGGCGAGATCACGCCAGCGATGGAACGTGTCGCAGAGCGGGAGAACCGCGATCCAGTGTTCGTCCGCGAGCAAGTCGCATCGGGCGAGGCAGTGATCCCGACCAACCACGAGCACGACTCGTTGGACCCGATGATCATCGGGAAAGAGTTCTCGACGAAGATCAACGCCAACATCGGCAACAGTGAACCCGAGAGCGACGTCGAGACCGAGCGGGAGAAACTCCACACCGCGATCGAGTACGGGGCCGATACGGTGATGGATCTCTCGACGGGAGGGGATATTCCGGAACTCCGGGCCGGCCAGATCGAACACTCGCCGGTCCCGCTCGGGACAGTTCCAATCTACGAGGCGCTCAAGCAAGCGGGGTCGCCTGAGGAACTCACGGCCGACCTCCTTCTCGACGTGATCGAATCCCAGGCCGCCCAGGGCACCGACTACCAGACGATCCACGCGGGCATCCTCCGGGAACACCTGGCGCTGACCGACGGGCGAATCACGGGGATCGTCTCCCGTGGTGGGTCGATCCTCGCCGAGTGGATGGAGAGTCACGGCGAGCAGAATCCGCTGTACACCCACTTCGAGGAAATCTGTGCGATCCTCGCCGAGTACGACGTGACGATCAGCCTGGGCGACGGCCTCCGACCCGGATCGCTCGCCGACGCCAACGACGACGCCCAGCTGGCGGAACTGGAGACGCTGGGTGAACTGACCGAGCGCGCCCAGGCCCAGGGCGTCCAGGTCATGGTCGAGGGGCCGGGCCACGTCCCCTTAGACGAGATCGGCGAGCACGTCCGCCACCAGCAGGACGTCTGTGACGGTGCGCCCTTCTACTTGCTGGGGCCGCTGGTGACCGATGTCGCGCCGGGGTATGACCACATCACGAGTGCTATCGGCGCGACCGAGGCCGCCCGTCACGGTGCGGCGATGCTGTGTTACGTCACGCCCAAGGAGCACCTCGGATTGCCCGACGCCGAGGACGTCCGGGACGGTCTGGCGGCCTACCGGATCGCCGCTCACGCGGGCGACGTGGCAGCCGGGAAACCGGGCGCTCGCGACTGGGACGACGCCCTCTCGCAGGCCCGGTACAACTTCGACTGGCGCGAGCAGTTCACCCTCGCACTCGATCCCGGTCGCGCAAGGGAGTATCACGACCAGACCCTACCGGAGGACAACTACAAGGACGCCCGCTACTGCTCGATGTGTGGCGCGGCGTTCTGTTCGATGCGGATCGACCAGGATGCGAGAGACGGCGAAGAGATGGACGGACTGGACGCGGACGTTGATCTCGCAGACTCGCCCGCCGCTGAGGTGAACTTGCCGCCGACGGGCACCCACGACACCAGCGGTCTCCCGACCGTGCCCGAGGCGCTGTGTGACCACGCCGGGGGCGCGAGCGCGTCCGGAGACGACTGA
- a CDS encoding DUF7565 family protein gives MPRWECTIEGCGETFDRVEDLIVHQSTAHERIECAVCGTVLPDGYFAIRHAFEEHTRAEYVRSYDASAADVRHRETVKETIEEAADIREVVDRLEGGDGRSF, from the coding sequence ATGCCACGCTGGGAGTGTACGATCGAAGGCTGCGGGGAGACGTTCGATCGGGTCGAGGATCTGATCGTCCATCAGTCGACGGCTCACGAACGCATCGAGTGTGCGGTCTGTGGGACGGTCCTGCCCGACGGTTACTTCGCGATCCGTCACGCCTTCGAAGAGCACACGCGCGCGGAGTACGTCCGGTCGTACGACGCCAGCGCAGCCGACGTCCGCCACCGCGAGACCGTCAAGGAGACCATCGAGGAGGCGGCCGACATCCGCGAGGTCGTCGATCGGCTCGAAGGCGGCGACGGGCGGAGTTTTTGA
- a CDS encoding PHP domain-containing protein, whose protein sequence is MTAVDLHVKVLDETVVRRAKASGLDVLVYAPHFTQLEDIEKTAERYSDDELLVVPGREVFTGTWRDRRHVLAIGLDEPVPDFITLEAAMAEFDRQNAAVLVPHPSFLTVSLEAKQIERHRDVIDAVETYNPKHWPQHNRRATSIAREFELPAFGSSYAHLPGTVGEVWTAFDREIDDAPDLVEVLRNGASRRPRHRSSVDHYARRALEFAHLGWENSAKKVDRLLLSGQEATHPEQSVYDGRFDDASVY, encoded by the coding sequence GTGACTGCCGTCGATCTCCACGTCAAGGTGCTCGACGAAACGGTCGTCCGACGCGCCAAAGCCAGTGGCCTGGATGTCCTCGTCTACGCGCCACATTTCACGCAACTGGAAGACATCGAGAAGACGGCCGAGCGCTACTCCGACGACGAACTGCTCGTCGTCCCCGGCCGCGAAGTGTTCACCGGCACCTGGCGGGATCGCCGGCACGTCCTCGCGATCGGCCTCGACGAACCAGTCCCGGACTTCATCACGCTCGAGGCCGCGATGGCCGAGTTCGACCGCCAGAACGCGGCCGTGCTGGTTCCTCATCCCTCGTTTTTGACGGTCAGTCTCGAAGCGAAACAGATCGAGCGCCATCGGGACGTGATCGACGCCGTCGAGACCTACAACCCGAAACACTGGCCCCAGCACAACCGCCGCGCGACATCGATCGCACGCGAGTTCGAGTTGCCTGCGTTCGGGTCGTCGTACGCTCACCTGCCGGGAACCGTCGGCGAAGTCTGGACGGCTTTCGACCGGGAAATCGACGACGCGCCCGACCTCGTCGAAGTCCTCCGGAATGGGGCGTCCCGAAGGCCCCGACACCGATCGAGTGTCGACCACTACGCCCGGCGGGCCCTCGAATTCGCACACCTGGGCTGGGAGAACTCAGCCAAGAAGGTCGATCGGCTCTTGCTGTCGGGCCAGGAAGCGACCCACCCCGAACAGTCAGTCTACGACGGTCGCTTCGACGACGCGAGCGTCTATTGA
- a CDS encoding DUF2237 family protein, translated as MSQSDPDAQRNVVGEPLEPCSNTLSTGYQRDGHCTAVPGDRGSHHLCAKMTQDFLEFSRAQGNDLITPRPELDFPGLNPKDHWCLCVGRWLEAHEAGVAPPVVLEATNETVLEAIDLETLEAHAIEE; from the coding sequence ATGTCACAGAGCGATCCCGACGCCCAGCGGAACGTGGTGGGCGAGCCACTCGAACCCTGTAGCAACACACTCTCGACCGGGTATCAGCGCGACGGCCACTGCACCGCGGTTCCCGGCGACCGCGGTAGCCACCATCTCTGTGCGAAGATGACTCAGGACTTTCTGGAATTCTCGCGAGCGCAGGGCAACGACCTGATCACGCCGCGGCCGGAACTAGACTTCCCAGGATTGAATCCCAAAGATCACTGGTGTCTCTGTGTCGGCCGCTGGCTGGAAGCTCACGAAGCCGGCGTCGCCCCGCCGGTCGTCCTCGAAGCCACGAACGAAACAGTGCTGGAAGCAATCGATCTGGAGACACTGGAAGCCCACGCGATCGAGGAGTGA
- a CDS encoding GNAT family N-acetyltransferase: protein MYVRDAKNRDEVWLLDRIEEMGLDETAFRSRDYVIAVDERSNDRAGFGRIRLHKSDDGDVCELTSIGVLESWRDQGIGAHVVERLVQEASDQDFETVYSLTDEPNFLVQFGFGPLDAEDLPPSLQDRLETKRETIDADVVPVELAIEEFTMPEHLRESFKSAAENDGPDEPEESAEDFGIDPDEATYKYDTSR from the coding sequence ATGTACGTCCGGGACGCGAAAAACCGAGACGAAGTCTGGTTGTTAGACCGGATCGAGGAGATGGGCCTGGACGAGACGGCCTTTCGATCTCGCGATTACGTCATCGCGGTCGACGAACGCTCGAACGACCGGGCTGGATTCGGCCGGATCCGTCTCCACAAGAGCGACGACGGAGACGTCTGTGAACTCACGAGTATCGGGGTCCTCGAGTCCTGGCGCGACCAGGGTATCGGCGCTCACGTCGTCGAGCGACTGGTCCAGGAGGCCAGCGACCAGGACTTCGAGACGGTCTACTCGTTGACCGACGAACCTAACTTCCTCGTGCAGTTCGGCTTCGGCCCTCTCGATGCCGAGGATCTGCCGCCGTCGCTGCAAGACCGCCTCGAGACCAAACGCGAGACGATCGACGCCGACGTCGTCCCCGTCGAACTCGCTATCGAGGAATTCACGATGCCCGAACACCTCCGTGAGTCCTTCAAGTCCGCCGCCGAGAACGACGGCCCTGACGAACCCGAGGAGTCGGCCGAGGACTTCGGCATCGACCCCGACGAGGCCACGTACAAATACGACACCAGTCGGTAA
- a CDS encoding CinA family protein, whose translation MSNETERPIEERVGTALGERGETVAVAESCTGGLIGSLLSDIPGSSDYFDRSLVTYSYDAKRAELAVSREALDEEGAVSDPVARQMAQGVRDRADVTWGVSTTGIAGPTGGTEDKPVGTVFIGVAYAAPWDSGESATRVRRYSFDGTRTEIKRQIAEQALADLLDAVDAGRL comes from the coding sequence ATGTCGAACGAGACCGAACGGCCGATCGAGGAGCGCGTCGGGACGGCCCTCGGCGAGCGCGGGGAGACCGTCGCGGTCGCCGAGTCCTGCACGGGTGGATTGATCGGCTCGCTGCTGTCTGATATTCCGGGGTCCAGTGACTACTTCGATCGATCGCTGGTGACGTACTCCTACGACGCAAAGCGCGCGGAACTGGCCGTCTCCCGGGAAGCTCTCGACGAGGAAGGGGCCGTCAGCGACCCCGTCGCGCGACAGATGGCCCAGGGCGTTCGCGACCGCGCGGACGTGACCTGGGGCGTCTCGACGACCGGCATCGCCGGCCCGACTGGCGGCACCGAGGACAAACCCGTCGGGACCGTCTTCATCGGTGTGGCCTACGCCGCGCCGTGGGACAGTGGCGAGTCGGCGACGCGGGTCCGCCGGTACAGCTTCGATGGAACTCGAACCGAAATCAAGCGACAGATCGCCGAGCAGGCACTCGCGGACCTGCTGGACGCGGTCGATGCAGGGCGTCTCTGA
- a CDS encoding phosphotransferase family protein, translated as MSSADEIIEAILAESGPDYESFSFEETPGDTRTDSHFVTVEYRGESYEVVVKLAPEVDSTFAVEPFLHEYVAERTDVPLPGILVFKEDPEQDVPPYFITERIHGDNLDEHFEGLSLEERGQLMRQIGAILGDLHSTIAFEGYGRLDLENGRLVVRDLSWDWQDYFEGLTEGHIEKLGGTTFEDLQETARERLVDRLSAVPQQGVPRLVHDDFRPGNLLIEPDGPEITAVLDWEQSLAGDPEYNLAQVELLFIDSIFRDRDERETLRESLYEGYQIETDFEVTESYEAVRPLYQFSTLVWRMAGFDSIYADASPLARTRAEAYYREQFTTLARRLESDR; from the coding sequence GTGTCGTCGGCCGACGAGATCATCGAAGCCATACTCGCAGAGTCCGGGCCGGACTACGAGTCGTTCTCCTTCGAGGAGACACCGGGGGACACCCGGACCGACAGTCACTTCGTTACCGTCGAGTATCGCGGCGAGTCCTACGAGGTGGTCGTCAAACTCGCCCCGGAGGTCGATTCGACCTTCGCTGTCGAGCCGTTCCTCCACGAGTACGTCGCCGAACGGACCGACGTTCCACTCCCCGGTATCCTCGTCTTTAAAGAAGACCCAGAACAGGACGTTCCACCGTATTTCATCACCGAACGCATCCACGGCGACAACCTCGACGAACACTTCGAGGGGCTCTCCCTCGAGGAGCGGGGCCAACTCATGCGCCAGATCGGCGCGATCCTGGGTGACCTGCATTCGACGATCGCATTCGAGGGATACGGTCGGTTGGATCTCGAGAATGGCCGACTCGTCGTCCGAGACCTCTCCTGGGACTGGCAGGACTACTTCGAGGGGTTGACTGAGGGCCACATCGAGAAGCTAGGCGGGACGACCTTCGAGGACCTTCAGGAGACTGCTCGCGAACGCCTGGTCGATCGACTCTCAGCCGTGCCCCAGCAGGGCGTCCCGCGGCTCGTCCACGACGATTTCCGGCCGGGCAATCTCCTGATCGAACCAGACGGCCCCGAGATCACGGCAGTCCTCGACTGGGAACAGTCCCTGGCCGGCGATCCGGAGTATAACCTCGCGCAGGTCGAACTTCTCTTTATCGACTCGATCTTCCGGGACCGTGACGAGCGCGAGACTCTCCGAGAGTCCCTGTACGAGGGTTATCAGATCGAGACGGACTTCGAGGTAACGGAGAGCTACGAGGCCGTCAGGCCGCTGTATCAGTTCTCGACGCTCGTCTGGCGGATGGCCGGCTTCGATTCGATCTACGCCGACGCCTCGCCGCTGGCTCGAACCCGGGCCGAAGCCTACTACCGGGAACAGTTCACGACCCTCGCGCGGCGACTCGAGTCCGACCGGTAG
- a CDS encoding metal-dependent hydrolase: MNKRGHVLNALLLSIGLGYVLEPSGDVVTFETIAAVTVPVVLGAMVPDIDTAFGRHRKTLHNLLVLGVVAAYPVYFGNLQYVWIGVLSHFVLDILGSRRGLALLYPLSDNEFNLPVGVPVDSKYADAVMAAVTAVELATAAVIVYRVPQSALQAGLQAAGLA, from the coding sequence ATGAACAAACGCGGACACGTTCTCAATGCCCTGCTTTTGAGTATCGGTCTCGGGTACGTGCTCGAACCGTCCGGTGACGTCGTCACCTTCGAAACGATCGCGGCCGTCACCGTCCCGGTCGTCCTGGGTGCGATGGTCCCGGACATCGACACGGCCTTTGGCCGCCATCGCAAGACGTTGCACAACCTTCTCGTCCTGGGAGTCGTCGCGGCCTATCCGGTATACTTCGGGAACCTCCAGTACGTCTGGATCGGGGTTTTGAGTCACTTCGTCCTCGACATTTTGGGATCGCGTCGCGGCCTCGCGCTGTTGTATCCGCTCTCGGACAACGAGTTCAACCTCCCGGTCGGCGTCCCGGTCGACAGCAAGTACGCCGACGCTGTGATGGCCGCCGTCACGGCTGTCGAACTCGCGACAGCGGCCGTGATCGTCTATCGAGTCCCTCAGTCTGCCCTCCAAGCCGGACTTCAGGCCGCCGGACTCGCGTGA